A stretch of the Agromyces larvae genome encodes the following:
- a CDS encoding low molecular weight phosphatase family protein codes for MRVLFVCTGNICRSPLAERLFAARLERLGVDAVVSSAGTRALVGSAMTPEALDVLVAAGVEPRPHSARSLTPDLVRQSDLVLTATRAHRAEVASLVPAASRRAFTLREFARLAEFVLLNGTGSAASAEHPAAMLQHLLQAVPAQRGLAVPPAAPEDDDILDPYGRAPDVYAAAGELIERAIDAILSPLAMPIVRGDRVGT; via the coding sequence ATGCGGGTGCTGTTCGTCTGCACGGGCAACATCTGCCGCTCGCCGCTCGCCGAACGTCTCTTCGCGGCACGGCTCGAGCGGCTCGGTGTCGATGCCGTGGTGTCGAGCGCGGGCACGCGCGCACTCGTGGGCAGCGCGATGACACCCGAGGCGCTCGATGTGCTCGTCGCCGCGGGCGTGGAGCCCCGACCGCACTCGGCGAGATCCCTGACACCCGACCTCGTGCGGCAGAGCGACCTGGTGCTGACCGCGACGCGCGCCCACCGCGCGGAGGTCGCGTCACTCGTTCCCGCGGCATCACGGCGGGCGTTCACCCTGCGGGAGTTCGCACGCCTCGCCGAGTTCGTCCTGCTGAACGGCACCGGCTCCGCGGCATCCGCGGAGCATCCTGCCGCGATGCTGCAGCATCTCCTCCAGGCCGTGCCCGCCCAGCGCGGCCTCGCCGTTCCGCCGGCCGCGCCGGAGGACGACGACATCCTCGACCCGTACGGCCGTGCACCCGACGTGTACGCCGCAGCGGGGGAGCTGATCGAACGCGCCATCGATGCGATCCTGAGTCCGCTCGCTATGCCGATCGTCCGGGGCGACCGTGTCGGTACCTGA